In the Fusobacterium simiae genome, one interval contains:
- a CDS encoding KdsC family phosphatase, whose amino-acid sequence MKNIKILVLDVDGTLTDQKIYVDDKDNSFKAFNVKDGFILVNWLKLGGEVAILTGKKSNIVERRAKELGIKYVIQGSKNKTQDLKNLLDKLNITFENTAYMGDDLNDLGVMKNAALSGCPKDSVQEVLEISNFVSTKNGGNGAVREFLEYIMKNNGMWEKLLEKYLNE is encoded by the coding sequence ATGAAAAATATTAAAATTTTAGTTCTTGATGTAGATGGAACTTTAACAGATCAAAAAATATATGTTGATGATAAAGATAACTCTTTTAAAGCTTTCAATGTAAAAGATGGTTTTATCCTTGTAAATTGGTTAAAACTTGGAGGAGAAGTTGCAATATTAACTGGGAAAAAATCTAATATTGTAGAAAGAAGAGCTAAAGAACTTGGAATAAAATATGTTATTCAAGGTTCTAAAAATAAAACACAGGATTTAAAGAATTTATTGGATAAATTGAATATAACTTTTGAGAACACAGCCTATATGGGAGATGATTTGAATGATTTAGGAGTTATGAAAAATGCTGCTTTATCTGGCTGTCCTAAAGATTCTGTACAGGAAGTCTTAGAAATTTCTAATTTTGTTTCTACTAAAAATGGTGGAAATGGTGCTGTAAGAGAATTTTTAGAATATATTATGAAAAATAATGGAATGTGGGAAAAACTCTTAGAAAAGTATTTGAATGAATAA